The nucleotide window ATTAATCATATATATCATCGTAATCCTGTTGTTACTGAAGTTGGATCATCACCAAATTCATATAAAATTTCACTCATTAATTGGTTAATTAAAAAAGTCATTATGACAATTGAAGTCGAACTTAATACTAACGCTCATAAAATTGTAAACGAACGTAATAAATAACGACGGTAATAAATTGCAACTAACTTAAAAAAACCAATTCGAGGTGCCTTGATTCTTTTCATCATTTCTAATGGCGTTTCTTGCTTACGAGCTTGATTTTTTTCATGTAATTCATTGTAATCTAAATTCTTTTCAATTTTATTAATATCAATTAATTCTTTAATTTTCCCCATAACCTCACCTCATTTCTTAAAAAATGCGAGCCTAATATTTGCTCTCTTATCAATGTATTATATCAAAAAAATAAAACTTTTTTAAAATTTTAAAAAAGTTTTTTATACATATATTCCATATCGATCAACTAATTGTCTTGTCCGTTGCTCTAGTAACAAAAATAAAGTCGCATTTACAATATACTTAGCCGTAAAAATTCCAAAGAAAATTCCGATAAAAATTAAAGTATGTTGTCATGACTCAAAAATAGATGCCATACCACTATTATCGTGGTCATGATCATGCCCAGCATGCGCAACAGTAATTTGGTTAGATCAATCAATTTGATTACTTGTTATATTCCCTGTCGGAACTAGCACATTCAAACTATCGTGTAGAACATGCGCATGGTCAACATCCGGATGCGTATGACCCATATTTACTAAAATTTTTGCAACAATTAAAAATGAAATTGCTTCAATTAAAGCACATATTGGTACTATAATAACAAATGCCAAGATTTTTTTTCCTCATTTAATATTAGCAATTTTATGATGATGATCATGTGCTTTTTTAACATGATGATATTCATGAATAGTATGGTCTTCGACATTTTCTGGAACCGTAATTTTATGACAAGCATTAAATAAAATATAATAAACAAATCAAGTTACAAACACAACTAAGATATTAGAAATCATAAAGAATGCCATTTCAAGTCAAGTATGATGCCCATCAATTAAATTATGAATTCAGGGTAATGCAATTCCTTCTAATAAAGCAAATCCTAATCCAACAATTGCAATTGAATAAATAATTACTAAAGTATCAAAAAATCGTAAACCAAACGTTGCCCCTCAAGGAGTCGGAACACTAAAAACCTCTAGTAAACTTAATCCAACAGCCATAGCTAAAAAAATCGCAGAAGCAGCAATTTTAAACGTAATTGATCTTTGATTATATAATTCCTTATGAAAAACTGATTTTTTAATCCTAGTTCAAATCTTATCATTTTGTACTGTTAAA belongs to Spiroplasma melliferum and includes:
- a CDS encoding putative transmembrane protein, with protein sequence MKKNTTDVLTVQNDKIWTRIKKSVFHKELYNQRSITFKIAASAIFLAMAVGLSLLEVFSVPTPWGATFGLRFFDTLVIIYSIAIVGLGFALLEGIALPWIHNLIDGHHTWLEMAFFMISNILVVFVTWFVYYILFNACHKITVPENVEDHTIHEYHHVKKAHDHHHKIANIKWGKKILAFVIIVPICALIEAISFLIVAKILVNMGHTHPDVDHAHVLHDSLNVLVPTGNITSNQIDWSNQITVAHAGHDHDHDNSGMASIFESWQHTLIFIGIFFGIFTAKYIVNATLFLLLEQRTRQLVDRYGIYV